In Malus sylvestris chromosome 15, drMalSylv7.2, whole genome shotgun sequence, a single genomic region encodes these proteins:
- the LOC126603554 gene encoding F-box protein SKIP23-like, whose translation MGVDWTQLPPELAESISKKLTIYADYLRFRVVCHSWRASVPKTPHHLRPQLPWLMLPQSQPNQSHRAFFNLSNSRVHFLHLPEASHRKRRCGSSHGWLVILDETPSVLLVNPLTRARRHLPPLSTFPDVVRFDYSEVGREYALRSPSGDVYTRSLTQMRDSFLKKVVLSSSPLEANGFTFTAVAIVNQTGDLAFCREGDQSWTLIDGAQSYSEDVISVNGLFYAVDKKGTVVVCDVNGPSPSRVGIIRTPRLEEADMRYLVSSGDDLLLVSRYLEIDYGFLVDSMNVNYKTAKFDLFRMNWAGERWDKVENLGDRMVFIGENSSFSLSASDFPGSLGNCVYFTDDYSESNNESGVGGYDSGIFKLWDGTIQELPPYPGNSNYEVHWPAGSLPLWVTPNPC comes from the coding sequence ATGGGGGTGGATTGGACCCAACTACCACCAGAACTCGCCGAATCAATCTCCAAAAAGCTCACAATCTACGCCGACTACCTCCGATTCCGAGTTGTGTGTCACAGCTGGCGAGCCTCCGTCCCCAAAACCCCGCACCACCTCCGTCCCCAGCTCCCCTGGCTGATGCTCCCCCAATCCCAGCCCAACCAATCCCACCGGGCCTTCTTCAACCTCTCCAACAGCAGAGTCCACTTCCTCCACCTTCCAGAAGCTTCTCACCGCAAGCGTCGCTGCGGCTCCTCCCACGGATGGCTCGTCATCCTCGACGAAACACCCTCCGTCCTCCTCGTTAACCCCCTCACGCGCGCCAGGCGCCACCTCCCTCCGCTCTCCACCTTCCCCGACGTTGTTCGATTTGATTACTCTGAAGTTGGCCGAGAATACGCCCTCCGATCCCCGTCTGGTGACGTCTACACGCGCAGCTTGACCCAAATGCGCGATTCGTTTCTGAAAAAGGTCGTCCTTTCATCTAGTCCTCTGGAAGCCAACGGTTTCACTTTCACCGCCGTAGCGATTGTCAATCAAACCGGCGACTTGGCGTTTTGCAGGGAAGGAGACCAGTCTTGGACTTTGATCGACGGCGCACAGTCGTATTCCGAGGATGTCATATCTGTCAACGGCTTGTTTTACGCCGTCGACAAGAAGGGAACCGTGGTGGTGTGCGATGTTAATGGTCCGTCTCCGTCTAGGGTTGGGATTATCCGAACGCCGAGACTAGAGGAGGCCGACATGCGATATTTGGTGAGTTCAGGGGATGATTTGTTATTGGTGAGTCGGTATTTGGAGATTGATTACGGTTTTCTGGTGGACAGTATGAATGTAAATTACAAGACAGCAAAATTTGACCTTTTTAGGATGAATTGGGCGGGGGAGAGGTGGGACAAGGTTGAGAACTTGGGTGATAGGATGGTGTTTATTGGCGAAAACTCATCGTTTTCATTGTCGGCCTCTGATTTTCCAGGAAGTCTTGGAAATTGCGTTTATTTCACAGACGATTATTCGGAATCAAACAATGAGAGCGGAGTTGGGGGATATGATTCGGGCATTTTCAAATTATGGGATGGAACAATTCAAGAGTTGCCCCCTTATCCGGGGAATTCGAATTATGAGGTGCATTGGCCTGCCGGCTCTCTACCTCTTTGGGTAACTCCAAATCCATGCTGA